In Streptomyces sp. P3, one DNA window encodes the following:
- the alr gene encoding alanine racemase gives MSETAKPPAAPPRARAEIDLAALRANVRTLRAKAPGAAFMAVVKADGYGHGAVPCARAAVEAGAGWVGVATPEEALALRAHAGLPADVRIMCWLWTPGGPWREAVDAGLDVSLSGLWALREAVEGARAAGRAARVQLKADTGLGRNGCQPADWPELVGEALRAEREGLVRITGLWSHLACADEPGHPSVAAQLDRFREMVAYAERQGVRPEVRHIANSPAALTLPETHFDLVRPGIAMYGLSPSPELGSSADLGLRPVMTLAASLALVKHVPGGHGVSYGHHYVTPGATTLGLVPLGYADGVPRHASGTGPVLVGGKWRTAAGRIAMDQFVVDLGGDDPGPGAEAVLFGPGDRGEPTAQDWAQAAGTIGYEIVTRIGSRVPRVYVNE, from the coding sequence ATGAGTGAGACTGCCAAGCCGCCCGCCGCCCCGCCGCGCGCCCGTGCCGAGATCGATCTGGCCGCGCTGCGGGCCAACGTGCGTACCCTGCGCGCCAAGGCGCCGGGCGCGGCGTTCATGGCCGTGGTCAAGGCGGACGGATACGGACACGGGGCGGTCCCCTGCGCCCGCGCCGCGGTCGAAGCCGGCGCCGGGTGGGTGGGCGTCGCCACGCCCGAGGAGGCCCTCGCGCTGCGCGCGCACGCCGGACTGCCCGCGGACGTCCGGATCATGTGCTGGCTGTGGACGCCGGGCGGGCCCTGGCGGGAGGCCGTCGACGCCGGCCTCGACGTGTCGCTGAGCGGACTCTGGGCGCTGCGGGAGGCAGTCGAGGGCGCACGGGCCGCCGGGCGCGCCGCCCGGGTGCAGCTCAAGGCCGACACCGGGCTCGGACGCAACGGATGCCAGCCCGCCGACTGGCCCGAGCTGGTCGGGGAGGCGCTGCGCGCCGAGCGCGAGGGACTGGTGCGGATCACCGGCCTGTGGTCGCACCTCGCCTGCGCCGACGAACCGGGGCACCCTTCCGTCGCCGCCCAGCTCGACCGGTTCCGCGAGATGGTGGCGTACGCCGAGCGGCAGGGCGTCCGGCCCGAGGTGCGGCACATCGCCAACTCGCCGGCCGCGCTCACCCTCCCCGAGACCCACTTCGACCTGGTCCGCCCCGGGATCGCGATGTACGGCCTCTCGCCCAGCCCCGAGCTGGGCTCCTCCGCCGACCTCGGACTGCGGCCGGTGATGACTCTCGCGGCCTCGCTGGCCCTGGTGAAGCACGTCCCCGGCGGGCACGGCGTGAGCTACGGCCACCACTACGTCACCCCGGGTGCGACGACGCTCGGGCTGGTGCCCCTCGGGTACGCCGACGGCGTGCCCCGGCACGCCTCCGGAACCGGCCCGGTGCTGGTCGGCGGCAAGTGGCGGACGGCCGCCGGCCGCATCGCGATGGACCAGTTCGTCGTCGACCTCGGCGGCGACGACCCCGGCCCCGGCGCGGAGGCGGTCCTCTTCGGGCCGGGCGACCGCGGCGAGCCCACGGCGCAGGACTGGGCGCAGGCGGCCGGAACCATCGGGTACGAGATCGTCACGCGCATCGGATCGCGCGTTCCCCGCGTCTATGTGAATGAGTGA
- a CDS encoding NAD(P)H-hydrate dehydratase, whose product MRTAHSVETVRRAERELMARVPEGALMQRAAAGLAAACADLLGRVYGRRIVLLVGSGDNGGDALYAGARLARRGAGVTAVLLAPGRTHPGGLTALRRAGGATAAPDGAGDPVRRADLVLDGVVGIGGRGGLRPAAADVAALVGRSRALVVAVDLPSGVDADTGEVHGSAMRADLTVTFGTHKPALLVDPAREYAGSVRLVDIGLAGHLPAVPELEALQHADTAALLPAPGGESDKYRRGVVGIAAGSARYPGAAVLAVAGALRGGAGAVRYVGPAGDAVLARFPETLVSERGPAHAGRVQAWVVGPGAGDDAATVAEVLAADVPVLIDADGLRLADADVVRGRAAPTLMTPHAGEAAALLGVAREQVEGARLASVRELAARYRATVLLKGSTTLVADAGGEGPVRVNATGTPWLATAGSGDVLSGLAGSLLAAGLGALDAGSVGAYLHGLAGRYAADGAPAGAHDVAEAIPRAWRDVCD is encoded by the coding sequence ATGCGTACTGCCCACAGTGTGGAGACCGTCCGTCGTGCCGAGCGGGAGCTGATGGCCCGGGTCCCGGAAGGGGCCCTCATGCAACGGGCCGCCGCCGGACTCGCCGCCGCCTGCGCCGATCTGCTGGGCCGGGTGTACGGACGCCGGATCGTGCTGCTGGTCGGCAGCGGGGACAACGGGGGCGACGCCCTGTACGCCGGGGCGCGGCTCGCCCGGCGCGGGGCCGGGGTGACCGCCGTGCTGCTCGCGCCCGGGCGGACCCACCCCGGGGGGCTGACGGCGCTGCGCCGGGCCGGCGGCGCGACCGCGGCCCCCGACGGGGCAGGCGACCCGGTCCGCCGTGCCGACCTGGTGCTCGACGGCGTCGTCGGGATCGGCGGCAGGGGCGGTCTGCGGCCGGCGGCGGCGGACGTTGCCGCGCTGGTCGGGCGGTCCCGGGCCCTCGTCGTCGCCGTCGACCTGCCCAGCGGCGTCGACGCCGACACCGGAGAGGTGCACGGGAGCGCGATGCGCGCCGACCTCACCGTCACCTTCGGCACGCACAAGCCGGCGCTGCTGGTCGATCCCGCGCGCGAGTACGCCGGTTCGGTGCGGCTCGTCGACATCGGTCTCGCCGGTCACCTGCCCGCCGTACCCGAGCTGGAGGCGCTGCAGCACGCGGACACGGCCGCCCTGCTGCCGGCGCCGGGTGGTGAGAGCGACAAGTACCGGCGGGGCGTCGTCGGGATCGCCGCCGGGTCGGCCCGGTATCCGGGCGCCGCGGTGCTCGCCGTCGCGGGAGCGCTGCGCGGCGGGGCGGGGGCGGTGCGGTACGTCGGTCCGGCCGGGGACGCGGTGCTCGCGCGGTTCCCCGAGACGCTCGTGTCCGAGCGGGGCCCCGCACACGCCGGACGGGTGCAGGCCTGGGTCGTCGGTCCGGGCGCCGGGGACGACGCGGCGACGGTCGCGGAGGTGCTGGCCGCCGACGTGCCCGTGCTGATCGACGCCGACGGACTGCGGCTGGCGGACGCCGACGTGGTGCGGGGGCGTGCCGCGCCGACGCTGATGACGCCGCACGCCGGGGAGGCGGCCGCGCTGCTGGGTGTGGCGCGCGAGCAGGTGGAGGGGGCCCGGCTGGCCTCGGTGCGGGAGCTGGCGGCGCGCTACCGGGCGACGGTGCTGCTGAAGGGGTCGACGACGCTGGTCGCCGACGCGGGCGGCGAGGGCCCGGTGCGGGTCAACGCCACCGGGACGCCGTGGCTCGCCACGGCAGGCAGCGGGGACGTGCTGTCGGGACTCGCGGGCTCGTTGCTGGCGGCCGGGTTGGGGGCGCTGGACGCGGGCAGCGTCGGGGCGTACCTGCACGGCCTGGCGGGCCGGTACGCGGCGGACGGGGCGCCGGCCGGGGCGCACGACGTGGCCGAGGCGATCCCGCGTGCCTGGCGGGACGTGTGCGACTGA